Within the Hypericibacter adhaerens genome, the region GCGGTTCCCTTCCATGCGCTGCCCGCGCTCCATCGGCTGGCGGCGCAGGGCCTGCGTTGCCGCGGCGACGGTTATGCCGCGGTGGTCAGGAATATCCTCTCCTCGCCCGACCAGGCGCCCCCGCCCGTCGCTGCCTGAAAATTGCGGCCATTGCGGCCCTTTTTCGGCGCGATAGGACCTCGGTCCACCACACGAATAAATTCCGCTTCATCGGCGATTAAAGTCCGCTTCACCGGCGGCTTCGCAGTTGCGGGAGCGACAGGCCCGCTTGCAATTCGGCCCCCCGCCCTCCAATCTAGGCGGGCTGTGCGGAAGGTCGCTTGGCCTTTCTCGCCGCCAAAGGGTGTGCCCATGGCTGGCCAGAGCCGAGGCACGCCGGCTTACCGAAATTCCTCTGGCACATGGGACGGAAATAGAGCGGTGCCAATGAGCGATTATCAGGGAGACGGCGGAGACGTCCGCGAAGTCCGGGGGAAGATCAAGTGGTTCCGTGCGGACAAGGGCTATGGCTTCGTGACGCCGGCGGATGGTTCGTCTGACGTGTTCCTTCACATCTCGGCGTTGAAAGATGCCGGGTTGCAGGACGCGCCGGAAGGATCGTCGATCCATTGCGAGGTGGGCCAGGGCCGCAAGGGGATTCAAGTCCTGCGGATCATCAGCCTCGACACCAGCACGGCGACGGCAAGGCCGCCACGGCGGCCCTCGATGCCACCACGCATGTCGGATCATTGATCCGGTCGGGATGACGACCGAGGCCACGACGGCGAGGATGTGAAGGGCGGGCGACCGCGAGCGCGTCTTGCGGATCGAGGATGAGGACGCGGAACGGGCGGTGACGGAGGCGGCGGGATCGAGCGCCGGCCCTCGAAAGGATGATGTTGCGCAGTGGAATTTTCCTGTCGCTGCGGTCAAGATGCTCATCCCGACCGCCATCCTCCAGACCAACCTATCCATTCAATGACGGATACCACGACAGAGCAATGACCCTCGACGGCCGCGAGTTCCGCAACGCGCTCGGATGGTTCGCCACCGGCGTCACCATCATCACCACCGTGACCCCCAAGGGCGAGCCGATCGGCATCACCGCCAACTCCTTCAACTCGGTGTCGCTGGACCCGCCGCTGGTCGTGTTCAGCCTCGACCGCCGCGCCTTCAGCCTCGCCCAGTTCCAGGAGAGCGGCGTCTTCGCGATCAACGTGCTGTGCGAGGACCAGAAGGACCTCTCGGCCGCCTTCGCGCGCGCCGGCCATCCCAAATGGGACGGGGTGAAGTTCGAGATCTGGGACACGGGCTCGCCCATCCTCGACGGCACGCTCGCCTCCTTCGACTGCCGCCTGCACGCGACCCATGACGGCGGCGACCATATCGTGTTCCTCGGCAACGTGCTGAAGATGCGCGCCGCCCCGGAAGGCCGCCCCCTGCTCTATTTCCGCGGCAAATACATGAAGATCGGCGACATCCACTGAGCGGCGGCACGGCCGGACGCGCCAGATGCTGATCGCCTACTCTCGATCCTCTGACGTCACCCCCGCGAAAGCGGGGGTCCAGCTCAAAGCCTTTGCGCTGGATCAGGATGGATCCCCGCTTTCGCGGGAATGACGAAAGAAGCGCTGATCCCTCCCGGCACCATGCCATTGGCAGACCAATCGCGCGGACGGTGCCGCGATTGGTGCAACCGCGCTTCCCGACGCGAACGGGAGTTCGTCGCACGCCGCCGATGAGTTAGGGCCGGTGGCCCGTTGTCGTTATTGGTATCGGATTGGTCATGCGCGCCGTGAAATTGGCATGGCAGCGCCTTGGCAGCGTTTTCGCCTTTCGTGTAGGCTCGACCGCAAGAAAAGAAGCCGACGCCAGCGCCGGGAAGGGGATGTCGCGGCAGGCCGATCGGCTCGTCTGGGATCAGCAACGGGAGAGCACGGGCCATGAGCCAAAAGAAATGGGGCGACGAGGATTTCTGGGGTCTGGGTTACGAGTACGACCCGCAATGGCTCCTGACCGACAAGCAGAAGGAGCTGCAGGCGAAGATCATCGACCTCGCCCGCACCACGCTGCGCGACAACGCCGTCGAATCCGACAAGAAGCTGATCTTCCCGCGCAAGAATTTCGAGGCGATCTCGAAGCTGGGCCTGCTGGGCCTCCTGGTGCCCAAGGAGCTGGGCGGCATGGGCGAGAACCACACCGCCGCCGCCATGGCCGTCGAGACCATCGCCCGCTATGGCTGCGCCTCGACCGCCATGTGCTACACGATGCATCTGGGCGCGGTCGCGGCGGCCCTCTTCCGCCATCACAACAACCCGACGCTGCGCGACATCCTCAGCCGCCTCGACAAGGACGTGCTGATCGGCACCCTCTCCTATTCCGACCCCGAGACCGGCTCGCATTTCTGGTATCCGGTCTCCTCGGGCGCCGAGAAGACCGCCAAGGGCTGGCATGTACGCAAGAAGGCCTCCTGGACCACCTCGGGCGGCTTCGCCGACTGGTACATCATCCAGACCACCAGCCCCGAGTTTAACGGCAATTACGGCGATCTCACCTGCTGGCTGATCATGGGCAACGAGGCCAAGGCCGAGCCCTCCAAGTGGGACGGGCTGGGCCTGCGCGGCAACCAGTCCGGCACGCTCGAGGTCGATGTCGACCTCACGCCCGACCGCATGGTGGGGCCGAAGGGCGACGGGGCCGCCTCCAACGACGAATGCGTCGATCCCTTCTTCCTGCTCTGCTCCTCGGCCTGCTGGAACGGGATCTCGCTCGGCATGATCGACATCGCCAAGCGCCACACCACGATGAAGAAGCATGTGGATGTGGGCATGCGGGTCGCCGACTACCCGACCATCCAGGACTATGTGGGCGAGGCGATCATCGACACCAACACCTCGCGCGCCATGGTCTTCCAGATGGCCAAGGCGATGGACGTCGCGACCAACAATTGCGACTGGTCGATCCACAAGGATCTGTCGGTCCTGCCGCGCGCCAAGACGCTGCACTGGATGTGGCAGGTGAAGTTCTCGGCCGCCAAGAACGTGGCCCATGTCACCGACAAGATGCTCCATGCCTGCGGCGGCACCGGCTACAAGCCCGGCCTCGGCATCGAGCGCTACCTGCGCGACGGCAAGGCCGGCTGGGTGATGGGCCCGACCAACGAGGTCCTGCGCCAGTTCGTCGGCAAGTCGGCGCTGCTGGGTTTCGAGAGCCTCGACTACTGGAACCAGGCCATCAACGAGCGCGTCCTCAACAACGAGCTCAAGAAGCTCGACGCCGCCGGCAAGCGCAAGCTCGCGGAGAAGCTGATGGCGGAGGCGCAGGGGAAGGCGGCGGAGTAGAACGCTCTCCAGTCGCTACGCGAAACGACAAAGGCCTGCCCTCTTGGGGCAGGCCTTTGCTGTTTCATTCGTAACCGAGCATCCCAACCGTTATCATTCATAGTGACCAATTATTGTTCATTGGGTAAAATAAACACAACCTTTGCGAACACCTAGTTTCGCTGCAGACTTTTCTAACATCCATTAGGGACGTCCACCCGCAAAGCGATCCGGCACCTATACTGCCGCACCGCCCCTCGACAAACTTGAGAACGATGGCTCTGACACTACGAAACGTAGAGCAATCATAACGCCGCTAGCCTTAAGCACGCCCCATTAGAGTCACTCCCGACAAAATGCGTTGCCCGCAGATCGAACATCTCCCTTCTGGCAAGATGCAAAATACACTCCCGACCGAGTTGTCTCCGATATGACGTCAACAATGGGGGATTGAGAGTGCTACCAGTACCAAAGCTAAACCTCGGGTCTATCGATGCGATCAACTACAAGCGTCGGCAGGACAAAGAGTTCCTGGCTCGCGTTTTCTTACGTGATTCGTTTTTGGAGACCGTACTGGAAGATAAGAAGTATTTTCTAATCGGCGAGAAAGGCACGGGGAAAACTGCATATGCAGTGCTGCTCACCAACACCGAATATCGAAACACCTTATCGAGCATCAGAAACCTGACAGAAACTGACTACACAAAGTTCGTTTATCTAAAAGAAAATGGCCATTTGCGGGTATCTGACTACGTCGACACATGGAAAGTAATCCTATTACTTCTGTCGGCGCATCACTTGGTCGAGCGAGAGGGGCCCAACGTTCTACAATATGTGAAATTCAAGAATCTAAAGGGAGCAATAGACGAGTACTACCGCTCCGCATTCGCTCCCGAAGTAGTGAATGCTCTGGAGCTTGTTGAGCACTCTGAAATCGCGGCTTCACTTATGACTAAGCATGCAAAGCTAGGCGGGAAATCGAAAGAAACTGAAAAAATCTCGGGTGAAGGATTTCAGACAAACTTACTTTTCATTCAACGCCAGATCGAAGACAGCATTCGATCCTTAAAACTATCGCGCAATCACATTGTCTTCATAGATGGAATCGACATCCGCCCACCGGGAATCAGCCTAGAGAGATACCTTGAATGCATTCGTGGGCTTGCCCAAGCGGCATGGTCCTTGAATACCGATTTTTTCGCAAACATCAAAGACACGCCTGGACACATTAAGCTGGTACTACTGCTGCGCCCAGACATCTTGAGCCGGCTTGGGTATCAGAACACAAATGCCAAGGTACGCGATAACGGAATTGTGCTGGATTGGCGAACTACGTATAGGGATTTTCGCAGCTCACGAATATTCCATTTAGTGGACGGTATTCTCGGCAAACAGCAGCCCGATAGCGGGACGATGGGGCTGGGAGCCGCTTGGAAGTATTATTTCCCGTATAATTTGATGAATTTCTCCCAAGGTGAAATGATTGATGATCCATTCATCGGCTTTCTGCGGTGTTCGTTTTATCGACCTAGAGATATAGTTTCATATTTGCTCTTTATGCAAGATTATGTGACGCACCACGAGAATGAAAATCGGCATTTTACTCAGAGAAGCTTTGAAAATTGTCAACAACAATACTCGGATTACCTTTTAGGCGAAGTTAAAGACCATCTAAGTTTTTACTATTCGGGCGCAGATTTCGATGAGCTAACAGGGTTTTTCAAGTTTTTACGAGGAAAAGGGAAATTCGATTGGCCGACTTTCGAGAATGCTTACAATCGATACCGAGCTGCAATTGGGAATAAGATCATTACTCTGCCAGCCCTAACAGAAGGACCAGAGATTTTCCTCCAGTTTCTATTTTCATTGAACGTAATTGGCTACGTTGAAAAAACCGACCTGAATGACACATTCGTTCATTGGTGCTTTCGGGATCGAACACCAGTGACTCTCAACCCAACAATACCCGGAGGCGTCACTTACCATACCCATCCGGGACTTACACGCGCACTGAAGGTCGGAAATCAGCCGCTCATTTGAGGCTCAGCAACAGTATTTCAGATAGCGAAGTGATAAGGGCCGGCCCCGATGGAGCCGGCCCTTCTGCTTTACTGTCCGAAATCCCACGGTAGCGTTCGCCTACTCCTCCTTCACCACGTGCCAGACGTTCTTCATGTTGTCGCCCGTCACGTCGCCGGGCTTCTTGTCGTTCTTGAAGGTGTAGAGCGGCTTGCCGCCGTCGGCCCACTGCATCGTGCCGTCGGCGCGCTTGATGATGGTGAGATCGCCGACCGGCTTGTCGCTCGCCATCGCCATCGCGGGCGGCCAGTATTCGGCGCACTCGCCGCTGCAATTCGACATGCCGGCCGCGTCCTTGTCGTAGGTGTAGAGGGTCATGCCCTTGGCGTCGGTCAGCACCTTGCCGGCCGGGGTCTCCATGACCTTGAAGGGACCATAGTCCTCGGCATTGGCGGCCACAGTCAGGCCGATAGCCAGGGTCAAGGCAGCGGCGGTCGCCAGCATCATGGTTTTGCGCATCGTTCCTCCTCGCGGGCCTTGTTGACGAACGAGCCCGCACGGGGACGACGATAGGCCACGCTCATCGCAAGAAGAGTCTGGGTCACGGCGATGTGACCTCTGACCCCACGGCCTCACCGTTTTGTGACAAGGAGCCTGCCGGATCGGCGTCGCCGCCTTCGTCTCTTCCGCAATTGTGAAACACGCCGGCAAGGGCCCGCTGATAGACTGCCCCTGTCGGGTGCGGGCTGTCAGGGAACGGGGTTTGCCGTCACGCCATCCAAGGGAGGCCCGACATGGCGAAATACATCCTGCTCACCAACTGGACCGAACAGGGCATCAAGAACGTCAAGGAATCGCCCAAGCGCCTCGACGCCGCCAAGGCGCTCGCCAAGAAGCTCGGCGGCGAGATGAAGAAGTTCTATATGACCACCGGCAGCTACGACATGATCGTGATCCTCGACCTGCCGGGCGACGATGCCGCCGCCAAGTTCGCCCTTCAGCTGGGCATGGCGGGCAATGTCCGCACCACCACCCTCAAGGCCTTCTCCGAGGATTCTTACCGCTCGATCATCGCGACGGTCGGCTAGGCCTGCCGGGTCGAGAACCGCGAGGGCCGGCGACCGCAGGCGCCGGCCTTCCTGCGGCCTTCGTGTCCGCTTCCCTTCCCCAATTCGCCACCGCCCCTCCCGCGCGCCCTGTGCTACAAGCGGCGCCGTGCCGCCCTGGCCCGGAGTCGTTCCCCCGATGCGTGCCTTCCCGATCGCCGCCCTGCTCCTGCTCGTCAGTCCCGCCGCCCATGCGCTCGACGCCTTCACCGTCGGCAACTGGAAAGGCGACGCCCGCTATGACGAGAGCGGCAGCTTCGTGCGCTGCTCCATGACCACCGAGTTCATGACCGGCGAGTTCGTCACCTTCTCCAACGCGAAGGACGGCAGCTTCGTCATGAGCGTCACCGACAAGCATGCGGCGCTCACGAGGGGCGAGGCGGAATCGGCGGAGATCGTCGTCGGCGAATATCCGCCGCTGCCGGCCCTCCTCACCAATTACGACGCCAACACCGCCGGCATGACCTTCGACAATCCCGGGCCGATCTATCAGCGGCTGCGGGAGGGCACGCGGATCACGATCAACCCCGCCCGGGGCCAGTCGATGGTTTACCCGCTGAGCCAGGTCAATCGCGGGCTGCAGCGGCTCCTCGCCTGCACCATGCGCGAGATGGGCTTCGCCAATTATGGCAGCCAGGCGGTGGGCGATCCCTTCGGCGCCGGCCTGCCGGTGCCCCAGGACGGCATCACCACCCAGGCCACGCCGCACGGCCCCACCAGCACGGCGCAGTTCCATCCGATGGACCCGGCGGCTCTGGCCGCGCTGGCCGACAAGCTCCTGGGCCAGGCCGGCCTCGCCCAGGCCAAGAGGCTGGACCCGGCCGAACGCGCCAAGCTGGCGCCGGGCTTCCCGCTGTTCTGGACCGATTCCGAGCGCACCGGCGGCGGGCTGGTCGCCTATGAGCTGCCGGGCGGCCATGCGCCGATGCCGCTCCTGGTCGGCATGGCCGGCACGCTCACCCTCTTCAACGACGCGGCCGGCTGTCCGGGCCTGTTCGACTCCCGCATCGAGGACCTGACCGCCAAGGCCGGCTTTCCCGCGCGGCGCCTCCACACCATCTGCCGGCGCGCCAACTCGGCCAATGCCTATGTGGCCGACTACATCATCCTGGCACCCGATCCGGGCCGCCTCGTCAAGCTCGCGGTCGCGGTCAAAGGGCTCCAGAAGACCGAGACCGACAGCGTGGTCCCGCACAGCGACGCGCTGCTGACGGCGGCGCTGCAGACGCTCAAGGGCGTGCCGGGCCAGTAGTGACCGAAATCTCGCTTGAGCCCCCTCCCCCAACCCCCTTGTATGAGCGAGATGTGAGAGCATGGAGCGTGGTCCGGGCCGGGGTGGCCACCCCGGCCCGGACTGTCGGTTGTCGGATCGACACCCTCGAAGTCTTCTGGACTGCGCGGGAGCGGGATCGCAGCCGACCCTTCATCGGACCCGGATGGTTGCAAGAACACCCTGGTTCGGATCAACGCAAGGTGGGGTCGACGAAGATGAGCAAGTCTATCACGGAAACGGCGGGTATCGACGTGTCGAAGCGCAAGCTCGATGTGGCGTTGGCCGCTGGGCCGGACCGGCTGCAGGCCAGCAACGATCCGGCGGGATACCAGCAGATCGAGAGCTGGCTGCGCGAGCATGGGGTCGAGCGGGTCGGGTTGGAGGCGAGCGGCCATTACGAGGCGGCGGTGGCGGCGCATCTTCGCCGGGTGGGGTTTTGCGTCGTGCTGCTCGATCCGGCTCAGGTGAAAGGCTTTCGGCGGTTCAAGAAGAAGCGAGCCAAGAACGACAAGATCGATGCTCGCCTGATCGCGGTGGCGACGGCGGACATGGAGCCCGACAGCATCCGCCCGGCGCCCGATGAACGTTTGGCGCCGTGGGCCGAGCATCTCACCCTGATCGAGCAGATCGGCGAGGATATCAGCCGGCTGAAGACCCGGCGCGATCGCTACAGCCTGCCGGCGCACAAACGCTATCTCGAGACTGAGATCACCCGCCTGTCCAGGCGCCGCGACAGGGAAATCGTCCGGCTGCTGGCCAAGCTCCGCCGTCACCCCGACCTGGCTCTCAAGCTGGATCTGCTGGAGAGCATCCCCGGCCTGGGCCCGCTCACCGCCCTCAGCTTCGTCCTGCGCATGCCCGAGCTCGGCCGCATGACCCGTGCCGAGGCCGCCGCCCTGGTTGGTGTCGCTCCCTTCGACGATGAAAGTGGCGAGCATACCGGTGAGCGCCATATCGCCGGCGGCAGAAAACGGCTCCGACGCAGCATCTACCAGGCCGCCTTCTCTGCCTCTCAGCGCTGGAACCCCATCCTCCTGGCCCTCTACAAGCGCCTTATCGCAAAGGGCAAGCACCACAAGGTCGCCACCGTCGCTTGCGCCAGGAAGCTAGTTGAGATCGCCAACGCTATCCTCGCCAGGGCTACTCCCTGGCAGGATAAAGCCGTCACTCCATGATCCCCGCACGATCATGGTTGCTCCCGCAAGGGGAGGGGGCTAGAACAATAAACACCTCGCCCCCTCCCCTCGCGGGAGCGGGTCCGGGGGAGAGGCCGCACTCGATGCCGAATTACGAGGCGCCCAGGATCTCCCCGAACCGCTTCGCGATCGCCGGGACGTCGTCCTCGCGCAGGCAGGCGGGCGAGAGGATCAGCAGCCCCTCTTCCGGCCGCCAGGGATTGACCTCGATGCGGGGGCTGCCGCTGCGCAGGCCATGCAGGACTTCCCGCCCGTTGACGTGACGCCGCGCGCTGCCGAGGCGCAGCTCCACCACCGGGATGCCGCTCCCGTCGGGATCGGCGATGACGCGGGCGGCGAGCGAAGGCGACGAGAGCCCTTGCAGCAGGCCGGCCAGCCGCTCCGCCAGGGTCTGCCAGCGCGCCTCGCGGTCCCGGTCGCTCTCGCGGGCGAAGACCTGGAGCGCCGTCAGCAGCCCCACGATCTGCTCCTTGCCGGTCTTGCAGGAACGCCCCACCCCATGGCGCGGCACGCCCTGCAGGCGCTGCTTGTCGATCAGCGCCGGCGGGGGGTTCCATTCGTCGTATGTGTAATCGAGATCGAGCTGCTGCAGCAGGGCCGCCGCCACCAGGTCGCGCCGGCCGCAGAGGAGGCCCGAGCCCTGCGGCCCGCCGATCATCTTGCCGCCGCTGAAAGCCACCAGGTCGGCGCCCTCGGCGATGAAGCGCTTGAGGTTGGCGAGCGGCGGCAGCTCGGCCGCCGCATCGACCAGCACCGGGACACCCAGCTCATGGGCCAGGCTCGCGACCTCCGTCAGCCGCGGCAGCGCCTGCGGCTTGGCGAGATAGAAGATCGCGGCCGTGCGCTCGCCCACCGCCTCGCGGATCTCCGACAGGTCGGCATCGCGGATGCCGGTGCCGTTGGCGCGGTCGGAGACGCCGACCTCCACCAGCGTCACGCCGACGGCCCGGAGCGCCCGGTCGTAGGAATTGCGCTGGCCGCGCATCACCACGATCTCGTTCTTCATGCCGGTCAGGTCCGGCAGCCGGTTCATCTTCGCGGCGTCGAGCCCGGTGACGCAGGCGGCCGTGCCGAGCAGCAGCCCGGCCGAGGCGCCCGAGGTGACGATCCCCGCCTCGGCCCCGGTCACGTCCGCGATGATCCGGCTCGCCGCCGCCTGCAGCGCCGGCATGTCGACGCAATATTGCGTCGCCTCGCGCATGGCGGCCGCGACCTCTTCGCCCATGATGCCGCCGCCGAAGCGCGTCATCGGGCCATAGGCGTTGATAAGGGTCGCGGCGCCCAGCCGCTCGAACACGTTGGTCATGGGTTTCCCGATCGATTCAGCGCTTGGCGTCGAGACGCGCGCGGAAGGCCTGGCTCGCGGCGCGGGCGCCGTCCATCAGGTAGCTGGTGTCGATGCCGTAGGTGAAGAAGCTGAAGCCCATCTCGCGATAGCCCGCGAGGAAATCGAGCGCGGTCACGTCGATGCCGAGCGCCTTGCCATGCTTCTTGGC harbors:
- a CDS encoding cold-shock protein, with product MSDYQGDGGDVREVRGKIKWFRADKGYGFVTPADGSSDVFLHISALKDAGLQDAPEGSSIHCEVGQGRKGIQVLRIISLDTSTATARPPRRPSMPPRMSDH
- a CDS encoding flavin reductase family protein, whose translation is MTLDGREFRNALGWFATGVTIITTVTPKGEPIGITANSFNSVSLDPPLVVFSLDRRAFSLAQFQESGVFAINVLCEDQKDLSAAFARAGHPKWDGVKFEIWDTGSPILDGTLASFDCRLHATHDGGDHIVFLGNVLKMRAAPEGRPLLYFRGKYMKIGDIH
- a CDS encoding acyl-CoA dehydrogenase family protein, yielding MSQKKWGDEDFWGLGYEYDPQWLLTDKQKELQAKIIDLARTTLRDNAVESDKKLIFPRKNFEAISKLGLLGLLVPKELGGMGENHTAAAMAVETIARYGCASTAMCYTMHLGAVAAALFRHHNNPTLRDILSRLDKDVLIGTLSYSDPETGSHFWYPVSSGAEKTAKGWHVRKKASWTTSGGFADWYIIQTTSPEFNGNYGDLTCWLIMGNEAKAEPSKWDGLGLRGNQSGTLEVDVDLTPDRMVGPKGDGAASNDECVDPFFLLCSSACWNGISLGMIDIAKRHTTMKKHVDVGMRVADYPTIQDYVGEAIIDTNTSRAMVFQMAKAMDVATNNCDWSIHKDLSVLPRAKTLHWMWQVKFSAAKNVAHVTDKMLHACGGTGYKPGLGIERYLRDGKAGWVMGPTNEVLRQFVGKSALLGFESLDYWNQAINERVLNNELKKLDAAGKRKLAEKLMAEAQGKAAE
- a CDS encoding P-loop ATPase, Sll1717 family gives rise to the protein MLPVPKLNLGSIDAINYKRRQDKEFLARVFLRDSFLETVLEDKKYFLIGEKGTGKTAYAVLLTNTEYRNTLSSIRNLTETDYTKFVYLKENGHLRVSDYVDTWKVILLLLSAHHLVEREGPNVLQYVKFKNLKGAIDEYYRSAFAPEVVNALELVEHSEIAASLMTKHAKLGGKSKETEKISGEGFQTNLLFIQRQIEDSIRSLKLSRNHIVFIDGIDIRPPGISLERYLECIRGLAQAAWSLNTDFFANIKDTPGHIKLVLLLRPDILSRLGYQNTNAKVRDNGIVLDWRTTYRDFRSSRIFHLVDGILGKQQPDSGTMGLGAAWKYYFPYNLMNFSQGEMIDDPFIGFLRCSFYRPRDIVSYLLFMQDYVTHHENENRHFTQRSFENCQQQYSDYLLGEVKDHLSFYYSGADFDELTGFFKFLRGKGKFDWPTFENAYNRYRAAIGNKIITLPALTEGPEIFLQFLFSLNVIGYVEKTDLNDTFVHWCFRDRTPVTLNPTIPGGVTYHTHPGLTRALKVGNQPLI
- a CDS encoding COG4315 family predicted lipoprotein, with translation MRKTMMLATAAALTLAIGLTVAANAEDYGPFKVMETPAGKVLTDAKGMTLYTYDKDAAGMSNCSGECAEYWPPAMAMASDKPVGDLTIIKRADGTMQWADGGKPLYTFKNDKKPGDVTGDNMKNVWHVVKEE
- a CDS encoding GYD domain-containing protein; this translates as MAKYILLTNWTEQGIKNVKESPKRLDAAKALAKKLGGEMKKFYMTTGSYDMIVILDLPGDDAAAKFALQLGMAGNVRTTTLKAFSEDSYRSIIATVG
- a CDS encoding IS110 family RNA-guided transposase, with product MSKSITETAGIDVSKRKLDVALAAGPDRLQASNDPAGYQQIESWLREHGVERVGLEASGHYEAAVAAHLRRVGFCVVLLDPAQVKGFRRFKKKRAKNDKIDARLIAVATADMEPDSIRPAPDERLAPWAEHLTLIEQIGEDISRLKTRRDRYSLPAHKRYLETEITRLSRRRDREIVRLLAKLRRHPDLALKLDLLESIPGLGPLTALSFVLRMPELGRMTRAEAAALVGVAPFDDESGEHTGERHIAGGRKRLRRSIYQAAFSASQRWNPILLALYKRLIAKGKHHKVATVACARKLVEIANAILARATPWQDKAVTP
- a CDS encoding aminotransferase class V-fold PLP-dependent enzyme → MTNVFERLGAATLINAYGPMTRFGGGIMGEEVAAAMREATQYCVDMPALQAAASRIIADVTGAEAGIVTSGASAGLLLGTAACVTGLDAAKMNRLPDLTGMKNEIVVMRGQRNSYDRALRAVGVTLVEVGVSDRANGTGIRDADLSEIREAVGERTAAIFYLAKPQALPRLTEVASLAHELGVPVLVDAAAELPPLANLKRFIAEGADLVAFSGGKMIGGPQGSGLLCGRRDLVAAALLQQLDLDYTYDEWNPPPALIDKQRLQGVPRHGVGRSCKTGKEQIVGLLTALQVFARESDRDREARWQTLAERLAGLLQGLSSPSLAARVIADPDGSGIPVVELRLGSARRHVNGREVLHGLRSGSPRIEVNPWRPEEGLLILSPACLREDDVPAIAKRFGEILGAS